A region of the Polaribacter sp. L3A8 genome:
TTTGCAATATTTCTTGCATCAGCACTTGGTTCTACACCAGAAACAGTCCAATTATTAGCAGCACATATTTTTAAAAAATCTCCTGTTCCTGCTCCTACATCTAAAATACTTTTTGATTCCGTTTTAAAAGAATTAATTAAATCTAATTTTCTTTTTAAGGTAATGTTTTTTACAGATTGATATACTTTATCCATAAACGATTTTTTACTATCTGTATGTGAAATATAATTTTCGCTTTTATAGTAATTTTCTAAATCTATAGGCACAGGTGATGTTACAAGCATATCATACTCTTTATTAAACATTACCTCGTACGTTTCGTCAGATACCGTAAAATCTTTACAATTTAAAAAAGGCACTAACCTTTTGTGAAGCCCTCTTTTTTCCCCCATAATTTTTCTTTTTTTATATAACATGTTCCACGAGGAACACTAGCAATTTTTTTTTAATTTATCTCCCCATATAAACTAAAAGAACAGAAATGTCGCTGGGTGAAACGCCACTAATTCTACTAGCTTGTGAGATTGAGGTAGGTTGAATTTTACTCAACTTTTCTCTCGCTTCAAACGAAAGAGATTTTACTTTTTGATAATTAAAAGTAGAAGGAATCATAACATTCTCTAACCTATTTAATTTATCGGCATTGTTCTTTTCTTTTTCTATATAACCCGAATATTTTAAATGAATAACGGCTTGCTCAATAGCTTCTTTATCTATTGCATTATCATCTAAAAAAATATTTAATTTCTTTACGTTTTTAAAATCAGAAAACTCTAATTGTGGTCTTGCAGCAATTTTATAAAGCTTCATAGATTGATTAATCAATGCTAAATTTTTTGCTTCTAAAATAGGGTTTATCTCCTCTTGCTTAACACTTGTTTCTTGTAAAAACTTAATTAATAGATCTGCTTTTTCTTGTTTCTCTACAACTCTATCTAACCTTTCTTGAGAAGCCAAACCTAATTTATACCCAATAGGTGTTAATCTTAAGTCTGCATTATCTTGTCTTAAAAGCGTTCTATATTCTGCTCTAGATGTAAACATTCTATAAGGCTCTTCTGTACCTTTTGTAATTAAATCATCAACTAAAACACCTATATAAGCTTCATTTCTTTTTAAAACAAAAGGTTCTTTTCCTTGCATTTTTAAAGCAGCATTTACACCTGCCATTAATCCTTGTGCAGCTGCTTCTTCATACCCTGTTGTACCGTTAATCTGACCTGCAAAAAACAAGTTCTCTATAATCTTAGTTTCTAAAGAATGTTTTAATTGTGTAGGCGGAAAATAATCATATTCTATCGCATAACCATATCTTAAAAATTTTACATTTTCGAAACCTGCAACAGAACGAATTGCTTTGTCTTGAATATCTTCAGGGAGTGATGTAGAAAATCCGTTTACATACATTTCACAAGTAGTCCATCCTTCCGGTTCGATAAACATTTGATGTCTATCTTTAGTTGCAAAACGATCTATCTTATCTTCTATCGAAGGACAATATCTTGGGCCAGTAGATTTAATTCTACCATTAAACATTGGAGATCTATCAAACCCAGTACGCAACAAATCATGCACATCTAAATTGGTATATGTTAACCAGCATGAACGTTGTTTTTGTAATGCTTTTGTAGTTGGTAAATAAGAAAACTTTTCTGTTACTTCATCTCCTGGTTGCTCTATCATTTTAGAATAATCTAAAGATCTGCC
Encoded here:
- the mnmG gene encoding tRNA uridine-5-carboxymethylaminomethyl(34) synthesis enzyme MnmG, with translation MSLFSTTYDVIVVGGGHAGSEAAAAAANMGAHTLLITMNLQNIAQMSCNPAMGGIAKGQIIREIDALGGYSGIVTDKTAIQFKMLNKSKGPAMWSPRAQSDRMQFSECWRTMLEQTENVDFYQDSVNGLLFDDNKIIGVKTVLGLEIKAKTVVITAGTFLNGLIHIGDKSFGGGRAGEGASTGITEDLVAKGFESGRMKTGTPPRVDGRSLDYSKMIEQPGDEVTEKFSYLPTTKALQKQRSCWLTYTNLDVHDLLRTGFDRSPMFNGRIKSTGPRYCPSIEDKIDRFATKDRHQMFIEPEGWTTCEMYVNGFSTSLPEDIQDKAIRSVAGFENVKFLRYGYAIEYDYFPPTQLKHSLETKIIENLFFAGQINGTTGYEEAAAQGLMAGVNAALKMQGKEPFVLKRNEAYIGVLVDDLITKGTEEPYRMFTSRAEYRTLLRQDNADLRLTPIGYKLGLASQERLDRVVEKQEKADLLIKFLQETSVKQEEINPILEAKNLALINQSMKLYKIAARPQLEFSDFKNVKKLNIFLDDNAIDKEAIEQAVIHLKYSGYIEKEKNNADKLNRLENVMIPSTFNYQKVKSLSFEAREKLSKIQPTSISQASRISGVSPSDISVLLVYMGR